One window of Phoenix dactylifera cultivar Barhee BC4 chromosome 5, palm_55x_up_171113_PBpolish2nd_filt_p, whole genome shotgun sequence genomic DNA carries:
- the LOC103703931 gene encoding glycolipid transfer protein 1-like isoform X1 → MDRWLFGSEFDRMGMTARSSCLNLASVTDPARWKDLRVEMEGTVFTPSLEGMNHVKSEDGIMLTKPFLDVCKLILPVLDKFGAAMSLVKSDIGGNIARLETKYASDPSKFEHLYSMVQVEVESKTAKGSSSCTNGLLWLTRAMDFLVELFRNLLEHPDWTMSQACTESYSKTLKKWHGWLASSSFTIAMKLAPDRKKFMEVIGGSGDINADIEKFCTNFSPLLAENHKFLASVGLDDLKAS, encoded by the exons ATGGATCGATGGCTGTTTGGATCAGAATTTGATCGGATGGGTATGACTGCCCGATCGAGTTGCCTAAATTTGGCATCGGTTACTGATCCGGCGAG GTGGAAGGATCTGAGAGTAGAGATGGAGGGGACCGTGTTCACCCCCTCGTTGGAAGGAATGAATCATGTCAAGTCAGAGGACGGGATAATGCTCACCAAACCTTTTCTGGATGTCTGCAAGCTCATCCTGCCTGTGTTAG ATAAATTTGGAGCTGCTATGTCACTTGTAAAGTCAGATATAGGAGGCAACATAGCA AGGCTGGAAACTAAATATGCGTCTGATCCTTCAAAATTTGAACACCTGTACAGCATGGTGCAAGTAGAAGTCGAATCTAAAACAGCTAAAGGTTCGTCAAGCTGTACCAATGGTCTTCTGTGGTTAACAAG GGCCATGGACTTCTTGGTGGAACTATTCCGTAACTTGCTTGAGCATCCAGATTGGACTATGTCACAGGCCTGCACAGAATCCTACAGCAAGACCTTAAAGAAATGGCATGGCTGGCTTGCTAGTTCTAGCTTTACG ATTGCCATGAAACTTGCTCCAGATAGGAAGAAATTTATGGAGGTTATTGGTGGCTCAGGTGACATAAATGCAGACATAGAGAAATTCTGCACAaacttttctcctcttcttgcaGAGAACCACAAGTTTTTG GCTAGTGTTGGTCTGGATGATCTTAAGGCTTCTTGA
- the LOC103703930 gene encoding dCTP pyrophosphatase 1-like: MEGEEGKVMDVSLKELSRKLEEFAKERDWEPYHSPRNLLLAMVGEVGELSEIFMWRGEVARGLPNWKESDKEHLGEELSDVLLYLIRLSDICGIDLADAATKKIGKNAIKYPPKAP; encoded by the exons atggagggagaagagggaaaggTGATGGATGTGAGTCTCAAGGAGCTCTCAAGGAAGCTCGAGGAGTTTGCCAAAGAGAGGGACTGGGAGCCATACCACAGCCCAAGGAATCTGCTGCTTGCTATG GTTGGTGAAGTGGGAGAGCTCTCAGAAATATTCATGTGGAGGGGAGAAGTGGCAAGAGGTTTaccaaattggaaggaatccgaTAAGGAGCATCTCGGGGAGGAGCTTTCAGATGTCTTACTATACTTGATAAGATTATCCGATATATGTGGCATCGATCTTGCTGATGCTGCTACAAAAAAAATTGGCAAGAATGCCATCAAATACCCTCCTAAAGCCCCATGA
- the LOC103703929 gene encoding 60S ribosomal protein L14-2-like isoform X2 — MPFKRYVEIGRVALVNYGKDYGRLVVIVDVIDQNRALVDAPDMVRGQMNFKRLSLTDIKIDIPRLPKKKSLIAAMEAADVKNKWENSSWGRKLIVQKRRASLNDFDRFKVMLARIKRGGAIQQELAKLKKQNAS, encoded by the exons ATG CCGTTCAAGCGTTACGTGGAGATCGGGAGGGTCGCTCTCGTCAACTATGGGAAGGACTATGGCAGGCTTGTCGTTATCGTCGACGTTATCGATCAGAATCGA GCTCTAGTTGATGCCCCTGACATGGTGCGAGGACAAATGAATTTCAAGAGGCTTTCCTTGACTGATATAAAGATTGACATTCCGAGACTTCCTAAAAAGAAGTCCCTAATTGCTGCCATGGAAGC TGCAGATGTGAAGAACAAATGGGAGAACAGCTCATGGGGAAGGAAGCTCATTGTGCAGAAGAGGAGAGCTTCACTAAATGACTTTGACAGGTTCAAGGTCATGCTTGCAAGGATCAAG AGGGGAGGTGCTATCCAGCAAGAGCTTGCGAAACTTAAGAAGCAGAATGCATCTTGA
- the LOC103703929 gene encoding 60S ribosomal protein L14-2-like isoform X1, translating to MPFKRYVEIGRVALVNYGKDYGRLVVIVDVIDQNRALVDAPDMVRGQMNFKRLSLTDIKIDIPRLPKKKSLIAAMEATDVKNKWENSSWGRKLIVQKRRASLNDFDRFKVMLARIKRGGAIQQELAKLKKQNAS from the exons ATG CCGTTCAAGCGTTACGTGGAGATCGGGAGGGTCGCTCTCGTCAACTATGGGAAGGACTATGGCAGGCTTGTCGTTATCGTCGACGTTATCGATCAGAATCGA GCTCTAGTTGATGCCCCTGACATGGTGCGAGGACAAATGAATTTCAAGAGGCTTTCCTTGACTGATATAAAGATTGACATTCCGAGACTTCCTAAAAAGAAGTCCCTAATTGCTGCCATGGAAGCTACTG ATGTGAAGAACAAATGGGAGAACAGCTCATGGGGAAGGAAGCTCATTGTGCAGAAGAGGAGAGCTTCACTAAATGACTTTGACAGGTTCAAGGTCATGCTTGCAAGGATCAAG AGGGGAGGTGCTATCCAGCAAGAGCTTGCGAAACTTAAGAAGCAGAATGCATCTTGA
- the LOC103703931 gene encoding glycolipid transfer protein 1-like isoform X2: protein MEGTVFTPSLEGMNHVKSEDGIMLTKPFLDVCKLILPVLDKFGAAMSLVKSDIGGNIARLETKYASDPSKFEHLYSMVQVEVESKTAKGSSSCTNGLLWLTRAMDFLVELFRNLLEHPDWTMSQACTESYSKTLKKWHGWLASSSFTIAMKLAPDRKKFMEVIGGSGDINADIEKFCTNFSPLLAENHKFLASVGLDDLKAS from the exons ATGGAGGGGACCGTGTTCACCCCCTCGTTGGAAGGAATGAATCATGTCAAGTCAGAGGACGGGATAATGCTCACCAAACCTTTTCTGGATGTCTGCAAGCTCATCCTGCCTGTGTTAG ATAAATTTGGAGCTGCTATGTCACTTGTAAAGTCAGATATAGGAGGCAACATAGCA AGGCTGGAAACTAAATATGCGTCTGATCCTTCAAAATTTGAACACCTGTACAGCATGGTGCAAGTAGAAGTCGAATCTAAAACAGCTAAAGGTTCGTCAAGCTGTACCAATGGTCTTCTGTGGTTAACAAG GGCCATGGACTTCTTGGTGGAACTATTCCGTAACTTGCTTGAGCATCCAGATTGGACTATGTCACAGGCCTGCACAGAATCCTACAGCAAGACCTTAAAGAAATGGCATGGCTGGCTTGCTAGTTCTAGCTTTACG ATTGCCATGAAACTTGCTCCAGATAGGAAGAAATTTATGGAGGTTATTGGTGGCTCAGGTGACATAAATGCAGACATAGAGAAATTCTGCACAaacttttctcctcttcttgcaGAGAACCACAAGTTTTTG GCTAGTGTTGGTCTGGATGATCTTAAGGCTTCTTGA